GCGATCGATATATATTTCAGGCTTAGCGGTATTAGCACTTACAGCTAACGCAACCGCTCAACGTGCCCCCGCTGGAGGTACCCCTCAGGCGCCCTCGGGTGGTAACACGACTCCCCAGACCCCTCAAGGAGGCAATAATCCGACCGCACCCGCGGGAGGCCAGAACCAACCGCAAAACCCAGGCACTAACCCGGGGACAGGAAACCAACAGAATCCCACTCAAAACCCCAATCAAAACCCGAAGCAAAATACCAATCCGCTACCGAACAATCAGAACTTTAATGCGCAACGGCCGTACAACTATCCGTTCTCGATTTACGGTATGAACGGCGTTTCGAAGTCTTTGAACCTCACCCAGGCACAAATGGACCGGCTGAACTCGCTCACCCAGAACACTCAAAATCGATTCAACCGCGATTTCTCCGGACTGAGCAATTTGAATGAGACCGAGCGAGCCAACCGAATGAATGAACTCAATCGCCAATATCAATCCGCCTGGATGAGTGGCGCTCGAGATATTTTTAATCAGAATCAATTCAATCGCTATCAGCAATTACACTATCAATACGGAGGCTTCAATACCTTGAATGACCCGGATATTCAGACGAAACTTAATCTGACTGCGCAACAGAAAAACAATCTTTCGAACTCCATCGATTGGAGTCGCCAGCAATTGCAGGAGATTCAACGCGTGGGCCAAAGCAATCCGGATCGTGGAAATGTTATGTATAGGGAATATCAGTCACAGTATCAAAATCGATTGAATCAGTTTTTAACCCCCGAACAACAAAAAGTCTGGCAACAACTTGTTGGAGAAAGTTATAACTTCCAACCGACTTTCAACAATACTAATCCCAATACGTCCCCGAATAACTCTAACAACTCTAATACGCCACCCAGGTAACTAATTATCAACATCTTGTCCGGACATTACAACTGTCCGGACTTTCTCATCCATTTCTCGATACATACACCCATTCTCGGCATATTAGTTGCGATGCATTTTCCAATTGAGAAACTCATTGGTTCAGGAGCCGAGTCGTGTACTCTCTATTACTAATTTCGCTGTTCAGTTTCGCTCAACAGGATGTTCAAATTTCCAAAACAGAAAAATATTATTTTGCGGTAATGTCCTGGGAATCGCAACCGTATGATCCGCTGAAAACCCATACCTTCGCTACGGTGATCCACATGAAGGACGGCAAGGCGGAACAGACGACGCTTTCCTGGTTTCCGGCTACCGAAGTAGTCCGACCCGTGCAAATACTTCCGGAAAAAGGAACTAATCTCAGTCTGGAAAAGTCCCTGGAATTTGCAACGCAAAACAAACTTCGAGTCAGTCTGTGGGGACCCTTCGAAGTCAGCGAAAAGTTCTATGACTCTTTCAAATTACATGTCGGTAAGTTTGATCGGGGAGAAGTCGCTTACCGCCCCTGCAGTGGAATTTCCGTGAATAAAGATTCCGTATTCGATTGCGCTCATGCGGTCGAGAATTTTTATCGAAAGGATCAATCTTTCATTGGACCGATGGGTTTTGGAGACGAAGTTTCCGCAAGAATCGCAACGGAATTATCTGGCGAGTATCTCGACGGAAAGAAACCTCATCCGGAAGTGCTGGAAAAGCTCGGACTGGACAAATACCCGTTTACCAAAAAGGATTTAATCCTTCCGACGGCCGTCGGGGAAGATATTAAAAAGCCCCGCCCCTGAGAAGCGCATAGAAGAGGCCTCGGCAAACGCCGAGGCCTCTGTGCCAATGATTCATCAGAAATTAAACCAACTCTCGAATCACCTGACTTTCGACAATATGCGTTGGCCGACCGGTGGGATCGAGCACCATGGTGCTATCCGGATCGATACCGATGGCCTTGTAAATTGTCGCGAATACTTCGCTATGCGTGACGGGACGATCTTTAGCGTTTTCACCGAGGCGATCCGTGGAACCGACTACTTGTCCGGTCCGTAAAGCCCCTCCCGCGAGAATAGCACTACAAACCTGCGGCCAGTGGTCGCGTCCCGCTTCCTTATTGATGCGCGGCGTTCTGCCCATTTCTCCCCAGGCAATCACTACCACATCATTCAGCATGCCACGCTGCTTCAAATCATCGGTCAGGGCCGACAGAGCTTGATCCAGCTTTCGACCATGATCTCGGACCAGGTCGAAGTTCTTGCTATGACTATCCCAGCGACCAAAAGACAGGGTCACGCAGCGGACGCCTGCTTCCACGAGTCGTCGGGCCAGCAGAACCTGGTCGTTCACCGTAGGGGCGCCATCGTATTGGAACTGGTAAGGTTTTCCGTCCCCGTATCGCTTGCGCGAGGATTCGGGTTCCTTGCTGAGATCCAGCGCATCCAATAGCTTGCTCGAGGTCAGCACATTCAGCGCTCTTTCGCTGGCGGCGTCCATCCCCCGGATGTTTCCACTGGCATCGATTTCGCGACGAAGATTGTCAAACGAAGTTAACAGTTCCTTGCGATCACCCAAGGATTGCTGATTGATCGTCGACAGTTTCATGTTCGCCAGGTCGGGCCCTTCCGGCTTGAAAGCGGCATACGGTGCCCCTAGGAAACCGGGACCGCCGCAATCCGACCAGGGAAGGTGAGCCGTCTTCGCGGCCAAACCGACGAAAGGAGGCACGCTCGGATCTCCCGGGCCTAGCACTTTGGACAATAAGGATCCCATGCTCGGCCATCCGCCGATATTGGCGTTTGCTCGAGGAGGTTTGCCCGTGGTGCACTGAATGGCGTCGTGTCCCCCGGTCGAACCGACGATCGAGCGAATAATCGCATAATCGTTCATTCGCTTGGCAATTTCGGGAAAACACTCGCCGATCTGGATGCCATTCACGGCCGTACTGATCGGTTTGAATTCTCCGCGAATCTCGCTGGGAGCTTCTGGCTTTAAATCGAACGTGTCCTGATGGGGTGGACCGCCGCCCAGGAAAATATTGATTACGGCTTTGGGTGAAGTCTGCTTTTGGCTGGCCTCAGCACGGAAAATATCCGCCAAGGTCAGATTTGTAGCACCAAAGGCAAACGCACCAATTTTCAGGAAGGATCTACGATTAACGCCATCGCAATATTTCTGCGGAGAACCGAATAGCGTAAGCATATTATCCCCTTGTAGAGTAAAGGGACGGTGGGAATTAACTTATGTATTTATAACTAACCGAACGAAATCGATCAAGGAGAATCCCGGGCAGGCGATCTTTTTACCGGGATCATGGCTAATTGTCGGCGAGCTACTATCCAATTATACACTGGCGGGCGCTATCAGCTCATTAATCCGGCGTAGAAATCCTGTGAGATCCTTCAGTTTCGACCCCTCTGCCAGCACGGCCTGATCGTACAGCAACCGGATCGTATCCTCCACTTTAGGATCGCTTGGATTGGCCGCGTAGACATTCTGCAGTTTTTTCACCACAGCATGATTGGGGTTCAACTCAAATATCCGCTTGGTGTTCAGTTCCCCATCCCCAATCCTACCCATTCGCTGCAGCAGCCTTTCGCGATTGGCAGTCAGCGCTCCGGCATCGGCAACGAGACAGGAGGCCGATTCGGAGAGGCGATTGGACAGACGCACATCCGAAATCTCGGCGACCTTTTCCTTGATCGTCTTGAACAGATCCTGGAAAGCGGCGGCGTCGGGTGCCGGTTCGTCGAGGTCTGGTAGAGTTCCCTGATCGACCGCCACCATTTTCTTACCTTTGAACTCGGTCAAATAGGTGATCATGTACTCGTCCATGTTGTTCGTCATCAACAGGACGTCGTAGCCTTTCTTTTTGAAGGCTTCGAGGAGAGGAGATTGAGCAAGAAACTCTCGAGTTTCACCGACCAGATAGTAAATGTCCTTCTGCGATTCCGGCATCTTGGAGACATAATCGCTCAGGGAAGTCAATTCGCCCGCCGGGGTATTCAAACTTTCGATCAAGAGCAGATCAGCCAGTTTTTCCTTGTTCGTCCAATCGTTGGCAATCCCCTCCTTGAGGAAGTCGCCGAACTGCTTGAAGAAGGGAATGTATTTATCCTTCTGGGTATTCTTCATACCCTCCAGTTCTTCGAGGATATGACGCACCAACCCCTTCTGCATCTTGTCCAGCACGGCGTTCTGCTGCAGCATTTCTCGAGAGATGTTCAAGGGCAAGTCGCCCGAATCGACGATTCCACGCACAAACCGCAGATAAGGAGGCAGCAACCCTTCGCACGAATCCATGATCAGGACGCGTTGAATGTAAAGTTGAACGCCTTTGGGTTCTTCCCATTGATAGGTCAAAGGCCGCTTGGCGGGAATGAACAACAGCACCTTGTATTGAAGGTTGCCTTCCACGTTGTAGTGGAGCACGCTCAGCGGTTTTTCGAAATCGCCGCTGATATTCTGGTAGAAGCTGTTGTATTCCTCTTCTTGAACTTCGTTTTTCGACTTCAACCAGAGTGCCGTGCGCGAATTTAGAGTCTCCTCTACCGGGCCCTTGTTTTCTTCCTGCTCGGCGAACAAAACGACTGGGAATTCGACGAAATCCGAGAATTTCTTCACCAGAGCGCTGATGCGATAAGGTTCGAGATACTCCAGGGCATCTTCCTTCAGATACAGAATGACGTCCGTACCCCGCTTGTCGCGAATCGTCGGTTCCACACTGAAGGTGCCCTGGCCGTCCGATTCCCAGCGTACCGCGTCTTTTTCTCCGGCCGCCCGGCTGAGAACGACCACTTTATCGGCAACCATGAACGAAGAATAGAAACCGACGCCGAACTGGCCGATGAGATCCGGCTTGCTGGAGGCATTCTGAGATTTCAGCGCTTCGATGAAGCCCCGGGTCCCCGATTTAGCGATAGTTCCGAGGTGTTCGACAATCGTTTCCCGGTTCATACCGACGCCGTTGTCGGAAATCGTCAGCGTTTTGGCGGCTTTATCGGGTGTAATCGTGATTTTCCAGTCCCGGTCGCCTTCCAGGAGGTCTTCCTTGCTCAGAGAATCGAAGCGGAGCTTGTTGATGGCATCGCTGGCGTTCGAGATCAATTCCCGGATGAAGATTTCCCGGTTGGAATAGAGCGAATGTGTAATCAGATGAAGCAGTTGTTTTAATTCTGTCTTGAATTCCATGCTGGATTTGGCTTCTGCAGTCATCGGTACGCGATCTCCCATCCAAAAAGGGTCGGAATACTTGTAACTCGTGTCAGGAACAACAAAACTATTCAATTCTCGTGCCGGGACTGGACGATGCCCTACGGAATACCCTAAAAAAATAGTAACTTAAAGCGAGAGGTAGCCATGCAAGTCGATATTAATGAAGTGACTGATCCCGATTTCAAGCCCGTTTCAACCTCCACTGCCCTTTTACTGTGGTTTTTCGTCTGTGTCGGGCTGCCGTTCATGATTTTGTCTGCATTCTGGGCCAACGGCTTCCTCGGATTCAAACTGTAATTCGGCGTTGTTATAGACTTCGGGTCGCTCCGTACGGGTCCGTTTAAACCGGTGCGACCTGAAAACAATTTTAAAATTTTCGCTCCCCCTGAAATTATTCACTCCGTCATCGCGGCAACTTCTGCCAACTTGGCAGTCTTGAACTGTCACTTTTCTGTTGCGTGGGAGTGGTTTTACTTTAAGATGGAGCGATGAACTCCCTCCTTTTTCTCGTTAGCGGCTTAACACTCTTTATGACCTCCGATAATTCGCTGCTGGAGAAGCTGCGCTACGATAGCACCGCGCACAAAACGCTTCCCTACAGATTCCTGAAACCGGCCCAGATCGAACAGGGCAAGAAGTACCCCCTGGTGATTTTTCTGCACGGGGCTGGGGAGCGCGGCACGGATAACGAAGCTCAGTTGAAACATGGGATTTCCAACTTTACCAGCAAGGAGAACCGGGAGAAACATCCTTGTTTCCTGATTGCCCCGCAGTGCCCGGAGGCTCGAAAATGGGTGGAAGTGGACTGGTCGGCCCGTACGCATCTGATGCCAGCGGAGCCGTCCGAACCGATGGGGGCTCTGTTGGAATTGATCGAAAAGACCATGAAGGATTATCCGATCGATCCCGAGCGCGTCTACGTCACCGGATTATCCATGGGCGGCTACGGCACCTGGGATCTGATGGCCCGACGACCGAAATTGATCGCGGCGGCGATACCGGTCTGCGGCGGAGCCGATGAGCATACTGCCGAGAAAATCCAACATATTCCCGTCTGGGTATTTCATGGGGATCAGGATACGGCGGTAGCTCCCCAAAGATCCCGAAATATGGTGGCGGCTTTGAAAAAGGCCGGTGGATCTCCAAAGTATACGGAGTATAAAGGGGTCGGCCACGATTCCTGGACCGCCACTTACAATAACGCCGACGTGATGCAATGGCTTTTCGCCCAGAAGAACTCCCCCAAATAAACCACCCTATGCTGGCAGAACTGAAGCTGCTTATCACTGCGGGTAATCCGATCATTACCATCGATACGCGTGAGGAGGAGCGGGCCGCCCAGATCGTCCGTAAAGTCGCCGAGGAGCTTTGCTTTCCCCTTTTCGAATGGGCGATCACCCGCGGCCTGCAACGCACCATCCCCACTGTCACGGAAACCGGAATCAAGCCCGGCAAAGCGCCGCCCGCCCTCGAATACATTCTCGACAATAAAGGGAATCGAGAGATTTATCTCTTTTACGAGTTGGCCGCCCACACCCGCGATCCCATCGTCGCGCGGCAGTTGCAGGAGATTTATAACCGATCGACCACGACGCTGATTCTTATCAATCGAGAATCCCTGCCCGAGACGATCAATCGAATGACTGTGCCGGTCACCTTGAAGCTGCCAGACGCCGGGGAGGTCGAGTTCTTAGTCAAAGAAACCTATCGTTCGCTGAAAGAAACCAGCTATGTGGAGATCTCTTCCTCGCTGACCAAGCGGGAAATGGAGCAATTGGTGCAGTCTCTTCGAGGACTGACCACTCTGGAGATCAATCGCATAATCCGGGCCTCCATTCTCGAAGACTACGCACTTTCCAGCGAAGATCTGCCACGAGTTGTAGAGATGAAGCGAAACCTGCTGAAATCGGCGGGTTGCCTGGAATCGATCGGCGTGAATTTTGCCCCCGAAGATATCGGCGGTTTAGCGTCTCTCAAAAAGTGGTTGAGCCGGCGGCGTGGCGGGATGTCTTCGAAAGCCAGAGCTTTCGGGCTCGATCCGCCGCGCGGCATCCTGCTGCTAGGTGTTCAAGGCTGCGGTAAAAGTCTCTGCGCGAAGATCGTCGCCGCCGACTGGGGCATGCCGCTGCTCCGCATGGATCCGGGGGTTTTGTATCAGAAATTTATCGGGGAATCGGAGAATCGGTTGCGGGAAGCCCTGGCCCAGGCCGAATCGATGGCTCCGGTAATTCTCTGGATCGACGAAATCGAGAAAGCTTTCGCCTCCTCTTCCAGCAGTTCTGCAGATGGCGGTCTATCGCAGCGGATGTTCGGCACGCTGTT
The genomic region above belongs to Telmatocola sphagniphila and contains:
- a CDS encoding AAA family ATPase, which produces MLAELKLLITAGNPIITIDTREEERAAQIVRKVAEELCFPLFEWAITRGLQRTIPTVTETGIKPGKAPPALEYILDNKGNREIYLFYELAAHTRDPIVARQLQEIYNRSTTTLILINRESLPETINRMTVPVTLKLPDAGEVEFLVKETYRSLKETSYVEISSSLTKREMEQLVQSLRGLTTLEINRIIRASILEDYALSSEDLPRVVEMKRNLLKSAGCLESIGVNFAPEDIGGLASLKKWLSRRRGGMSSKARAFGLDPPRGILLLGVQGCGKSLCAKIVAADWGMPLLRMDPGVLYQKFIGESENRLREALAQAESMAPVILWIDEIEKAFASSSSSSADGGLSQRMFGTLLTWMQDHRSPIFMVATANNISALPPELMRKGRFDEIFFVDLPNDAVRRDIWKIHLQRRQRDPKSFNLERLAAKSEGFSGAEIEQAVISGMFVAFAERCELSDDLLIKEIETTRPLYKMMSGKINKLRRWAKNRCVSAE
- a CDS encoding carboxylesterase family protein is translated as MNSLLFLVSGLTLFMTSDNSLLEKLRYDSTAHKTLPYRFLKPAQIEQGKKYPLVIFLHGAGERGTDNEAQLKHGISNFTSKENREKHPCFLIAPQCPEARKWVEVDWSARTHLMPAEPSEPMGALLELIEKTMKDYPIDPERVYVTGLSMGGYGTWDLMARRPKLIAAAIPVCGGADEHTAEKIQHIPVWVFHGDQDTAVAPQRSRNMVAALKKAGGSPKYTEYKGVGHDSWTATYNNADVMQWLFAQKNSPK
- a CDS encoding DUF1501 domain-containing protein, encoding MLTLFGSPQKYCDGVNRRSFLKIGAFAFGATNLTLADIFRAEASQKQTSPKAVINIFLGGGPPHQDTFDLKPEAPSEIRGEFKPISTAVNGIQIGECFPEIAKRMNDYAIIRSIVGSTGGHDAIQCTTGKPPRANANIGGWPSMGSLLSKVLGPGDPSVPPFVGLAAKTAHLPWSDCGGPGFLGAPYAAFKPEGPDLANMKLSTINQQSLGDRKELLTSFDNLRREIDASGNIRGMDAASERALNVLTSSKLLDALDLSKEPESSRKRYGDGKPYQFQYDGAPTVNDQVLLARRLVEAGVRCVTLSFGRWDSHSKNFDLVRDHGRKLDQALSALTDDLKQRGMLNDVVVIAWGEMGRTPRINKEAGRDHWPQVCSAILAGGALRTGQVVGSTDRLGENAKDRPVTHSEVFATIYKAIGIDPDSTMVLDPTGRPTHIVESQVIRELV
- the htpG gene encoding molecular chaperone HtpG; this translates as MTAEAKSSMEFKTELKQLLHLITHSLYSNREIFIRELISNASDAINKLRFDSLSKEDLLEGDRDWKITITPDKAAKTLTISDNGVGMNRETIVEHLGTIAKSGTRGFIEALKSQNASSKPDLIGQFGVGFYSSFMVADKVVVLSRAAGEKDAVRWESDGQGTFSVEPTIRDKRGTDVILYLKEDALEYLEPYRISALVKKFSDFVEFPVVLFAEQEENKGPVEETLNSRTALWLKSKNEVQEEEYNSFYQNISGDFEKPLSVLHYNVEGNLQYKVLLFIPAKRPLTYQWEEPKGVQLYIQRVLIMDSCEGLLPPYLRFVRGIVDSGDLPLNISREMLQQNAVLDKMQKGLVRHILEELEGMKNTQKDKYIPFFKQFGDFLKEGIANDWTNKEKLADLLLIESLNTPAGELTSLSDYVSKMPESQKDIYYLVGETREFLAQSPLLEAFKKKGYDVLLMTNNMDEYMITYLTEFKGKKMVAVDQGTLPDLDEPAPDAAAFQDLFKTIKEKVAEISDVRLSNRLSESASCLVADAGALTANRERLLQRMGRIGDGELNTKRIFELNPNHAVVKKLQNVYAANPSDPKVEDTIRLLYDQAVLAEGSKLKDLTGFLRRINELIAPASV